One window from the genome of Deltaproteobacteria bacterium encodes:
- a CDS encoding enoyl-CoA hydratase/isomerase family protein, translated as MAYETIIVEKRGRVGWLIFNRPQALNAMNAKLMDETAQAWIELDSDPAVRVIVNSGTGRGFNTGVDVKEIAADPRGMKRATDKLKNFDLRLTSWHCGVQKPVICAVNGICAGGGLHYVADADIVIAASNATFMDPHTSVGQVVAYEAIGLARRMPFEAVMRMAMTGKYERMSAQRAYELGMISQIVDPPERLFDEAQSLAEKIAKNSPTALIASKRALWGALEAGLTEAMKAGGRHLMGMWDHPDQLEGPRAFAEKREPNWVEPKIEH; from the coding sequence ATGGCATACGAGACCATCATCGTTGAAAAGCGCGGGCGCGTCGGTTGGCTGATCTTCAACCGCCCGCAAGCGTTGAACGCCATGAACGCCAAGTTAATGGACGAGACGGCTCAGGCCTGGATCGAACTCGACAGCGACCCCGCCGTGCGGGTCATCGTCAACAGCGGCACGGGGCGCGGGTTCAACACCGGCGTCGACGTCAAGGAGATCGCCGCCGACCCGCGCGGAATGAAGCGCGCCACCGACAAGTTGAAGAATTTCGACTTGCGCCTGACCTCCTGGCACTGCGGCGTGCAGAAGCCGGTGATCTGTGCGGTCAACGGCATCTGCGCCGGCGGGGGACTGCACTACGTCGCGGATGCCGATATCGTCATCGCCGCCAGCAACGCCACCTTCATGGATCCGCACACCTCGGTGGGCCAGGTGGTCGCGTACGAGGCCATCGGACTCGCCCGGCGGATGCCGTTCGAGGCCGTCATGCGCATGGCCATGACCGGTAAGTACGAGCGCATGAGCGCCCAGCGTGCCTACGAGCTGGGGATGATCAGCCAGATCGTCGACCCACCGGAGCGGCTTTTTGACGAGGCGCAGAGCTTGGCGGAGAAGATCGCCAAGAACTCGCCCACCGCCCTGATCGCCTCAAAGCGCGCACTCTGGGGCGCGCTCGAAGCCGGCTTGACCGAGGCCATGAAAGCCGGCGGCCGCCACCTGATGGGCATGTGGGATCATCCCGATCAGCTCGAAGGCCCCCGTGCCTTCGCCGAGAAACGCGAGCCCAATTGGGTCGAACCGAAGATCGAGCATTGA